Genomic segment of Tamandua tetradactyla isolate mTamTet1 chromosome 1, mTamTet1.pri, whole genome shotgun sequence:
AAAATTGTGTATGTGCTTATGTTTGGATACATGTGCACCAATatgagtgtgtgtgaatgtggggGTCACTGAACATAAgtgtacgtgtgtgtatgtgagtgtgtacaTGTCAGTATATTACAaatgtgtacatgtgcatgtgtgtgcatacttgtgagtgtgtgtttatcaCATGCTCTTAGTGATTCTTGACATCAGGGAAGCTTAAGAATCcttaacatatataaaatcaaaGTTTCTAAGTAACACAATGGCCTATCGAATCCCACTGTATCCTAAAGGAAAAATGCACCATATTCCAGGAATGTAAGAAATAGTTCAACATTAGGGAATCCCTTATTTTATTTAAGTgcactagtgggtcaaagaagaaaaattatccaATATACTTGGGATATGCTGAAGGAATATTTAGAAGAGATGTAGAAGAAACAATTCTAAAAATATCATAAATAGGGATTCAAAGGAACTGCAGAAATTATGCTTAATATTTAACAATTGTATATACACACTGCAGACATTCCCATGAGAGTCAGAACAAAAAATGCTCAGTATTATTACTCTTCCACCTCAATCCATAGAAACggagagacaaaaacaaaattttcattattgagaaatatatgcatgtgccttaaaattccaaaaaaaaatccttggaaaCCTTAGACATGAGGTCCCATGGGGaccaaaacaaagacaaacaggGAATAAGCAGCAGCTGTCCTATAAACCAAAGAGCCTAGtagaaaatgtaaatacaaaCATTTGTATtcctaaaaagaataaaacataaaatagtgGAACATAAACATAAAAGATCAAATAGCCTTAGGATATACTCGTTGCCTAAATGCCCGTCTTGGATCTATCATCCACTGGAAATGGTAGAACGGTTTCATCTGAGCATACAGGTGCGGTTTTAGTCAGCCATAATGGGAGCTGATTGTACCTTACAATTTCCCACACCGTGATAATATGTAAAGCCACTGAGGTGCCATCCCTGGACCAGGGGCAGCAGCCTCACTGGAATCTCATTAGAAATGCACATCCTGGGACCACACCCCACAGCTGCTGCAGACACTCTGCAGCTGGGGATTGGCCATCTGGGTTGTGCCAAGGCCCATTTTGATGTGATGCTCAGGCTGAAAAACCACCATTGCACAGAAAGGAGCTGAGACATACGAAAGTTCCCTGCGGGGTGAACTTCAGAAAGCTTAGGTCATTCACCGGTCTTGGACTGAGCACTTCAGAAGGGAACAATCTGAGGCTCTCTCTACCTCAAAGATCAAGAAATTCAGGCTGTAGGCCAAAGACCCCCAGACCAAGTCACTGGGCTTTTTCCTGACCTTATTTTATCACCCACCTTTTCCAGTTTGGACTTTTCTTGAATTACACAGTTTTCAGTGTTGTTTAAAGGCTTTCTGCAATTGCTGCGGGCAATTTCAACATCAATAAAATATTCCATACGGTCTGTGACCTGTGAAGTAGTAATGgtgcaattttattctttttaagttttattttatatcagaGAGTTTTAGCAAGCATTAAGAAAGTCACTTTCttgttctcttcccttttctttctttttcttttctccaatttctccctctttctctctctcccttcctatGTTTCTTCCAAGACATATCTTAAGGGAAAGGCAAATGGTACCCTGTGCCTCAAGTTCTTTGCACACTGAGACTAGTGATGATTTGGGGCTGGATGCTGAAAAGTCTCCCTTCCAGTGCAGGATCTCCCTGAAGACAAGACTATCTTATGCCACTTTTTGCTCCAAAACCCATGGCATGCAGCTGCTTagtgtgggagggagggaggggagaaggaggaggtcaCCAGAACCAGTGGCTTTCCTGGACCTGAGATGCTACAGGCTCTCCAGttcctttcacacacacacacacacacacacacacacacacacacacacacacacacatctctggTTACACTGACCCTAGTGAAAGCGTGCGCTCTCTTGGGCTTTCCCACCTGAGTTCTTTCCCACCACCAAAGGGGCTGTGCAGGCAGGAGTTTGTCCTTGTTCTCTGTGGGGTTTAAAGAGTACAGCAGCAGGAGGTTTATGGTAAGAAATCAGTATTTGCTGAATCCATTAATGATTGAATCTCTGTTAATGATACACATGATAACACTTAAATCTGCTTTCATCTGGTTTTAAAAGACCaggtggctaaaagatttcaaatagagtcaagatgtcATTCTGGAGTTACTCTAATGCAAGCATCAGCCAGATTTTGCAAATTACCACGGCATGCTAAGCCCCAGGCAACAATATttcagtattcctgaaaaccctaaagcaTACGCTGGGctttatctaagactctataaaagtaagtttatttttttcagcaacttaaggcatccagattttttcctatgccagataagccttgaaatccagaggtaccagtctctccaagaacattaaccagaTTCGTTCCTCTATCCATGAGATGAAcaccctttccagcacaaagaagttaaaatggtcagtgcccagatatccctaaagattgagaaaatgaacaaatgaggGAGAATAGCGGtagctgagaaattaggatttaacaaatgatatgactactgaatcattatacggattgttttttagtttctagtgtatcagaatagtcataaggaaacacctgaaattgttgaactgtaatccagtaggctTTATCTTTGataacaattgtataactatatagcttttatgatgtAACCGTGTGATTAGAAAACCTGCATGACTGATACTTCCTTTTtacagtgtatgggtagatgagtcaATAATAAAAGATatgcatgagaaaaaaaagtaataatagctcAGGAATATAGGGAAAATACCCTGacgtaaactatggacaataattAAAGTGCTCATGTtgtaatctttcatcaattgtaactacAAAAAAACAGTAGACTTACCTAAAAGGAATTATCACCATTGTAACAAATTTTTCACATCAATGCAAATGTTGGTGGTACATTGGTATATGgtaatcctgtgttttatgcatgattgttctataaactcacaacttctcataaaaatttctaaaaaggaaaactaggcagaaaataaaaataacttaaaaagacTACAGCAAGCAACGAAGGGTAGAACCAGAGTATCCAGATCTTTGCTCCCCACCATGGAAGCCTGTGGCTACGATTCCTGGAATCCTTCCACAAAGGCACAGGAAACAAGCACTGTCTCTGTGGGGTCTGATAATCATGCTTGGTCTTCAgtcattttctctgaaatttaGGTAAATCTGTCAGATCACCTTTTAACACAGGAACCTTGCCTCATTTCATACACCCCACTAAGTTTATTCCTGTGTATTTTTACAGTTTGTTTTGTGAGGTTTTTTGGGCACCACTAGGAAATGGGTGCCACTAGGAAAGTGATTGCCATTtagatgattagatagatagatagatagaaagacagatagacagatagacagatgatagctagatagacagacagaataTTTTCCAGTAATCTCCAGATGATGTCAGGGAAACCAATGACTTCCTCGTGTGTCTTTAGTTATAGTTCTACTATTTTCCTATGTTCATATATGCAATGTATAAACAGTATACTCTGAAAAGAATGCATCATTAGGTACCAAGGAAAATGAGGACTTTTTCCACAGAATCAGGAATCACATTGAGagtacatattttatattattttggagaaatatatgtttatatatatgcatatgtagtttttgattttttctttttgtattcacTCATTTGCTGGGCAATACCAGGCTATTCCAACTCATGCAGCCATTGCTGGTGAGTAGCCAAATAAACaccaacaaataaattaaaagcagaCATTTCCTGAgttataataaaagataaaaaatgcaaatttgtaCATGGCATTAGCTTTAGGATTGTCACAGAGTCAGAGATAATTGACCAATTTCAGCTGCCTGCTCTGAAGCCTCCTCGCACCCACCATCAGTGCAGTCCCTCGAATCTGAAACTACTGGCTTAAAGGGGGACGGGTAGGGCTGGTAGGAGGCTCTGAGACATGCTGGCTAACACAGAGCAGACTTCTGTGGGAAGTTGCCATATGCCTTGAACAGTAAGCACCTACTCTGTCCCATTATCACCAGAACACCTTCAGTCTCCTGCCACAAGCTCTGCTGGCACAAAATGCTTTCCCAACCACCTCTTTCTTTAAAAGGACAAGACAGCCCCTTGGCTTTGTCACATCTTAGATAGGAATTGCCACTGCACTGATCGTGTCAGTGTGGTCTGTGCGATGAGCATGCCCATGAGAACAGGAAGGCTATCTTCACTGTTGTTATGGGTAGAATCATGTCCCCTAAGAAGACATATTCGAGTCCTAACTCCCAGTTTCATCGAAAGGAACCCATTCACAAatggggtctttgaagatgtttttcattaaggtgaagccaaactgaatcagcATGGGCCTTAGGCCAATATGAAGGGAAATCTTAAAAGCAGAGGACATTTGGACCCAGTTGGTATGAAAGAGAAGGAGCAGAAGGAGTCAgacggccatgtgatggaggcagagtcaaagattgccagcaaaccaccaCTAGAATCCTAGAGACTTCAAAGGAGACATGGTgctgccaatgccttgattttggacttttagcctccaaaactgagacaCAAAATGGCTTCTCTTTAAGCCAGCTACAGTAGCCCTGGTAGACTAAGACAAATGGCTACTGGACCCAAATGTTTCAATTTTTATGGGATTATGGGAGACAGAATTTTGGTTTCCCAAAGCTATCCATGTTCTAATCCCatgaacctgtgaatatgttatgttACAAGGCCAAAaggactttgaagatgtgattaaattaagaatCTTAAAATgagtgggcccaatgtaatcacaaagatTCTTAGAATAAGAAGGAGTAAGAGAATGAGCTGTGGAGGCAGAATACAGTGATATTTGGAAAATGGCTCAATTCAAGGTGAAAAGCAGTTTGAATCTAGTCTctgatatatgaaaaaaattatgtaagtATACACAAATATTggtgtatatttaaatatatttacattttcatatgtGCACACTCGTTAAAGTAGTGTATCCTTATTTGGAGAGATCAAGCTTTCTTACAATCATCTTGATCCATTGGACAATCAATTGACTTTCTCCTTATTTCCAATATAATACCATGAAAAGACACTTAATCCCTGGGGTGGTGCCCTTCTCAGAACCCCTTTCTGGAGTGAAAGACACAATCCAACAGCTATTGCCACTGGCAGAGTCCTCACGGATCTGACCCCTCTGAACTGGCCTTGgtgcctgtcatggttagggacaggtgtcaacttggccatgttgtggtacctgttcgtctgattgggtaagcactggcctgtctgttgcaatgaggacatttcataggattaggttatgatcacgttagctacatccacagctgattccatttgtgatcagccaaaggagagtgtcttctgcaattagtgatgctaaatgcaatcatgggaagccttttaaggaggactcagaggagataagttgcattcctgctttggctggcgagcctctcctgtggagttcatccaggccatccattggagtcatcagcttcgcagcctgccctgtggattttggactctgcgttcctacggtcacgtgagacacttttataaattttatatttgcaagtgttccctgttgattctgtttctctagagaaccctaactaatacagtgcccAACCTCATGCCCTGCCTGAGATGGCCTCCCAATGGCTCACCCCTCCCCAGGGTGGCTGCCGTCCAACAGCTGATGTGTGATTTCAAGGCTCTGCCCTCTTACCCCTCCTTGGGGCAAATCCACCTTCTGACCACTCCACATGGTAGCAGAGGTTTCCGTTGAGATACTCTCTCTTTCAGCCCTTCTTCCTCAGGGCTCACCCACAAGGCCTGCCTGAGATGCTTCCTGTGCACTCATCTCTATCTGCCAGGATTCCCCTGGCCACTCCCCTTTCCCACTGCACTTCCTCGCGTCCCCTGCAGTGGCCCAAACCACCTACTGGCTCCCAATCTAAAGCTCTCTTTAGATTCTGGAATCTAAAGAGAAGGCTTGCTAAACAATTAAGTCCACATGCAAGGGTTCACATTCAAGCATCTGAattaagaaagaagaggaaggttTTTTCATGATCCCAAAATTAGGAAAAAGtgacttctctttttaaatatttcaaagtttgtaTTCCAGCTTTTTCCTCTTAATTTGGTGCACTCTTATCACTATTCCAGTTTAGGTAATTGTGTGTTGCCTGTGCAGGTCACTCATGACTGAGAAGGAGTGCTAGGATTAGATGTGTCTGTGCATTGGGCCCAGGTTCACCTGAATTCACCTTTTCCTATCAGTCCCTTGAATAAACTAGTGTGAAATTTTAACTGTGTTACAAGGCATGAAGGGGACTCTGAGGGGCCTGTCTCACCTGTCTTAGGGGGAGAAGCAAGATAATAGATACCAAGAAGTAAGCAACAGAGCTACAGGCTGGGTTTAGGAGTTAGGTTTGAAGTTTTTAGGGAATCTTGAAAATAGAGTGGAGGTGAAACTGAGAATCGACAGCTCCTCCCATTTATCAGAGTAATCACTGCTAGCTCTCAGCAAGGGCTTGCTCTCTGTCCAGCCATGTTCTAAGTGTTCCTAtgcaactcatttaatcctcataggaGACTCTAGTTAGGGCTGCCACCCTCTTTTTCACAGGTgggttggtttgaaaggattttgtaccctagaaaaccatgttttaatcctgatccaatgcTGTGGGagaaaccttttcttttaatccctattcaataacgtaggttggaatctttgattagattatctccatggagatgtaacatgcccaattgtgggtgctgacctttgattagatggagatgtgcctccagcCATTCTGGGTGAActgctttactggaatcctttaaaagaggaagcattttgggaagAGCTGGAGAGCTGcaggagagccacaagaaccatgagagcctgTGCAGctagagaactttggagatgaagaaggaggatatccccaggggagcttcatgaaagaagcagCAAGGAGAGCAAAttggcagacatcaccatgttcgccatgtgcctttccagttgagagaaaaaccctgaacttcatcggcctttcttgagtgaagatcaTCTCTTGATgatgctttaacttggacatttttatacacttgctttaatttggagattttcacagttttagagctgcaaacttgcaacttaataaatccccccttttaaaagccattctgtttctggtatattgcattctggcagctagcaaactagaacaacaggtaAAGAAGCTGAGGCACAGCAAGACTAAGTAGgctgcctaaggtcacacagcagccAGTGGCAGACCCGGGTTCTAAGGGAGGTCCCAGTTGAGTGTATCCCTAGACCTGTGCTGAACTGCTGTGCACATTCCCACTGTCCCTGCTCACCCACTTTCAGGATTTGAATCATACTAGTCCACCCCATCCTgttgggtgtggacccattttatATAAGACCTTTGACAAAGTTACTGGTTAAGGTATGTCCAAACTGAAAAGAGGATGGACCTTAATCCGAAATAGCTGAGGTCATTATAAGCTAAGGAAAttgaacacagagagagagagatgccatggaacaaccagaagctgaaagtttgtggaacccagaagagaaggaaggcacCATCATATGATttatcatgtgacagaaaagtcaaagtACTCCCCTGCCCCCTGCTCCAGAGATGGCCAGCCAGAAGGGAGGAAGCTAGCCtttgaaactgtgagccagtaaattacttttgtgaagccaacccattattctatggtatttgttttagcagctgggaaattaaaGCATTGAGCCACAAGAAGACAGAAGCACTCATACAGCTAATTTCAGGAAATGGGAAACTATCAGCAAGAAGCAGGAGGCTATCTGCTTAGATGGACATTCCCATGGGATCCTTGCCACCCCTCAGTCTGAAAATGAGTTTACCGGAGAGAGTGATAGCTTTTAAAAACCAAACTTAGTCACATAACTCCTAAAAACTACCCAACCTAATGACTTTCAGGCCCTTTCTGGTCTCCTAAGTTGAATAAAGATCTTGCCCATGGCCCACAGGGCTGGGAATGATCTATCCCCTAACCACTTCTGTGGCAGCCACATTGGCTTCTCAGAGTTGCCCAAATGGGCCATGCTCCTTCCCACTGGGAGTCTGGATGCTCTTTGCCGCCCCACCCACTCCCTTCCTATAGCAGATACTGGCAGTGGTACCTTATGCCCTTTATGTGCCCAAACATACTGCAAATTCCCAGTTTCTCTGCCCCAGTGCTTGCAACAGCTAGTAGGAATGAGGGGTTCCTGGGGCAGCATTTAGTCAATGACTGATGAGATCGTATACCCCCAGCTGATGGTGGATGAACACCCCAGCTCCCTCACCTGTGCGTTGGGAAACTCTGAGGTGGGCTCTATTCTGTCTTCCTGAGCTCCCCAGAGAGGCTGAGTACCAGTTGCTCATGGTGATCACCTGCTTATTGAATCACCATTTGCTGGCTTCTCATGCCCCCATGCCTTAGTAGTACTTCCTAGGATGGCCTCCCAAATGAACTGCTTACACCTGAATATTAGTATCAGGGGCTGTTTCTggggaaaacaaaaccaaaacacttCCCGCCAATCTCCTTCCCCTGTTTGATACATAATCAATCTTCAGGTTTCATCTTTAGCATCACTCCCTAAAAAGTGGTAGTTCTCAACCTTAGCTGCATATTGGGAATCACCTTGAGAGTTTAAAAACCTGAGACCTTAGTTTCCATCTGGAGATCTTCATTTCATTACAGAGGGCATAGCATGTGCCTTCTTTGAGCTCCCCAGGTAAGAACAGGTGTTCAAGGAAGACTTCCCCAATGCCACGATTCCCATAAACTCCATCATCACAGGCACCACAACTCATTCTAGCTTTAggatttttctttccaattagACTGATAGCTCTCTAATGACCTCAGTAATTTCTATCTTGCCATCACATTTACAGCAGCTAGGACAGCAACTGGCTCATTaagaaatggcttttaagaaagtTGTTGAATGCATATGCTACTCTGGtaccaaagaaacaaaatgttGAAGCGACCAGTGAAATTTACAAGACACAGGAAACTTGCTAGCATTCTGTTCTTTGTAGTTGGTCTTGCTGGCCCAGAATTCATTCCCTCATCCCAAAGGCCCACAGGATTTTGTATCTGTTGATGCGTTATAGAGTTCAGCAACTTGGACCTACACAATAAAAGGGCACCACATCATCAGCATAAGGTACAGGAAATTCAGTTGCTGCTGATGCATGTTTGCCAAAGAGTCTGGAGGATTTAAGTGGTAGAATGTACTCAGGCCCTTCTCCTGCTGATGGAGGCAGCACTGGGAACATAAAAGCTTAAATAATCTCTTCCAACAACGGCCTTTCTGTTGAATCATTTTCACTACCATCATGCAACTTTCATGGTACAATTACAAACTGCGCCAGCACCGATCCACTGAAACTGGGAATCACAGTCAGCAGAAATCTCAACACTGAAGGTCTTTTATTAACCGTAAGTGTCAGGGCCACCAGCTTGCAAACTCTAGGGATTTTGCACTCACCAACCAAGATAAGAAATGTTTCTCAGAGCTGTACAACTCATTAGCCCAGTGGAAAGGGATGTGTCTTATAAACAGTAAATCAGTGTGCTCCATGCCCACTGAATCaatattggattaaaagaatgaaaaaatataagtaGGGGCACTTTTTATTAGTTTATGCATTAGATAGTGCCATGTGTTTCCTTCTTCCCTGCATTCTGGATTACTTGGATGGGTGTAAATGTTGCCCATGATGACATTATTGCAAAATTTTCGCAGCACTTGATTTGTACCCAGACTTTAGTAAGTGCGAATCATGAACACTTAATCTGCAGTAATGGGgttaaatgagctaatatatgGAATGTGCTGTGAACAATCCATACATACAGAAAGTGCCATATTCATACACCATCATTGCTGTTCTGTGTGAGCATGCATGTTCTTAAAGTCCTAGCATGTATAGGATTTTTGCATGTCAGCCTTCCCCTCAGGCACCCACTCTTTCAGTCTGATTTCAACCTAAGCCACTCAATTCCAATGTCCCATATGGAGAAAGTACCTTTACCTGCAATTGGGCTTGCAGTATCTTGACCACCTGGAAGATGTACTTGTCCTTGCTCTCTTCATTGTACTCTTGCATAGCAAACCACAGACACTGTTTCACATTGGAGTTCCAGGagttttttagatttattttcttcaattcctTCAGCTCATTCTTGGGTGGGTCCTTGCTGGCTGCCAGGGTCACCAGCATAGCCAGCAGGAGCAGGGAGGACCACCAGGATCTGCTCATGGTCCTTCAGCAAGGGGCACAAGCCAGTCTCCTCCTCTTGTTCTTAGATCTGAAATGAGGGAgctgagaaagggaaagaaaaggaccaAGGTGGAGGGCAGCTTCTGCTTGCTACTGTAGGTTCAAAGATTCTACCATACCAGGCTACCTTCTCTTAACATCAGCCCAGCTGGATTCCAGTGGAAGCCATGAGGATCACTCTTTAGAGCActccctctccttctccaagGAAAGCCACTACAGGAAGCCAGTTAGGGGGTTCTCTGCTATGACCTCCAccctccttcctctcctgggTGTTATCCTTCTTCCAAGGAAAGCCACTTCTCCACATAGACCCCAGATGCCAACACTGCCCCTTTGTGTATCCCACCTACCAATATGAGCTGGGTCTTGGCCCTCTAAGAAGGGACTGTGAACTGTTGTTGGGTGAGACCCCCACCAGGACTGGGTGCCCTTCTCACCCCCAGGTCTCCCAGCTCTGGAATTCCCCTAGACTTCCTAACCTGCTTTGGCTCACTGGGCTCCCCCTTCATTCACTGACCTCCTGGTTTTCTTGTGTCTTCTGTCCCCTCCGTTCATGTCTGTGCCCTGGTCAGGTGCCGGGAGGTCATCCATAGCCCTTTGTGATGTAATCCCAGCAGCTATGGCCTGTCTCAGGGAGGACTCTTCTCACCTGCTGGCTTCTGGATTTTGGGTCCAGATGGCTCACAGAGAGCCACAGACAGCATGCAGATACCCTCCCGCCTTTGCCTTCAGAGCACAATTCTCAGGGGTCTCCTGCCTGCCTGTACTCATATCCCTGTTTTCTCAATGTCCGGCCTCAGGCTGCATCTCCTCTCCTTGCCCAAGTCAGCGCTTGGGTCCCCTACTCACTCTGATGTTTGACTTGGCAGTAGGAGGAAGAGACCACCCACCCCTTGGGCaagttcccagagggaaaggaaggtgGGATCAGTCCCAAGGAGTAAGGACTTGATGGCCTCTTGTTCATGAGGAGGGACCATATATAGGAATTTGACTTTGGATGTAAACATTCCAGTATATGTGTAcaccatgttttattttaattatctgcctaTTGATGGATTTTTCTTGTTGCAACTCATTTTCAGTTGTTATGAACAGAACTGTAATAAACGACACTTTTCCAGTATCTTTGTGCAAATATGCAAGTATTTCCATATAATAAAAGACTGTAGGTACAATTGATACAAAAgcttttcataaatttaaatttaatatatattgccAAATTACTAGACACTTACAATGATAATTTAGTGATTTTCAAACTTTGCTGCATATTGAAAGCACACAAGAAGTTTTAAGAAGAGCCTGGGCCACATCCAACCAATAAAAATCTGAATCCCTGGAAAAGAGGTCAAGGCAGCAGTATTCTATAAAGTTGTCCAGGTTCCAAAGTGTAGTCGTGGTGGCTTGGAGTTGTGTGTATTAGAAAagcatgctcttaatcttaacccattcctgtgggtgtgaacccactgtaaataggacctctagtgaagttacttcagttaaggtgcagccCAAATGAATAAGGATGGATCTATatcctcctactggagtccttatagAGAAGCCATAGGAAGCAGTAAGAAgcaggaagtcaatggaacccagaagagaaaggagaaaacagcGCCATGCACATTGCCATGCAGCAGAAAGACCAGGGAACCCCACAGACTGCCAGCAGCTTGAGGAAACCAAACCAgaaggaagcaagctttctagactctgaaaccatgagccaataaattctgttgttaagccaaactATTGAATGGTATTTGAGAATTCAGatcctaagaaactaaaacagcagccaagtttgagaaccagCGCTCCTTGAACACTGATGTGCACATGAGACACTGgtggatcttgttaaaatgcagatcctgctttttctccgccggcccgccgcgcggcgcacgtgccccgcagcagccgagccgcccgaccttcctaccccctctctttctccgccggcccgccgcgcggcgcacgcgccccgcagcagccgagccgcccgacctccctaccccctctctttctccgccggcccgccgcgcggcgcacgcgccccgcagcagccgagccgcccgacctccctaccccctctctttctctgccggcccgccgcgcggcgcacgcgccccgcagcagccgagcggcccgacctccctaccccctctctttctccgccggcccgccgcgcggcgcacgcgccccgcagcagccgagccgcccgacctccctaccccctctctttctccgccggcccgccgcgcggcgcacgcgccccgcagcagtcgagccgcccgacctccctaccccctctctttctccgccggcccgccgcgcggcgcacgcgccccgcagcagccgagccgcccgacctccctacccccctcctccccctcctgctccggctgctctccaaccaacacggtgccctcttcccccgccttcaccgtgctcctccgccaccagcctcgacagccttgccgccctcacctttcctcctccagaacaactactgggggagtggagataatacagagcagctcccggagccacgagggagattaaagggacagcgtaccccatcctggaacggctgactatctgggagaaccagctctggtgagatcaccaaggggcacgggctttcctgggtgggacagcaagcgaccggagtccctcccttccaccttcccaggccagctggtagaattggacaggcggtccccttaggccgcggcggctggtgcccccaccac
This window contains:
- the CST8 gene encoding cystatin-8, with product MSRSWWSSLLLLAMLVTLAASKDPPKNELKELKKINLKNSWNSNVKQCLWFAMQEYNEESKDKYIFQVVKILQAQLQVTDRMEYFIDVEIARSNCRKPLNNTENCVIQEKSKLEKKTTCRFVVGALPWNGEFTVMKKECADD